Proteins from a genomic interval of Candidatus Gracilibacteria bacterium:
- a CDS encoding RimK family alpha-L-glutamate ligase: protein MNIGILVYNSEWWRTSLKSRRLSAHDKLLLAAGRARGHTMKVFRFERCQLFYENGEMKVFYGGNPFPKMDVIIPRPSVCNNVDLELTLNKHLLLMGMKLVNGYMPVMRAKNKIRMLQILSHAGIKMPKTVILKRFEYMDDAIKRVGGFPIIIKTPHGSLGRGVAIVESRRSLLSALDIIWADAQNRSLLIQEYVKESAGHDIRVFVVNNKVIASMERKSKRGDFRSNIGCGGKGIPVVLTKEEEKLALDATRAFSLDLAGVDLLRTKTGPVVMELNANPGLEGITEATGVDVAGKIIDFAVLKAKQKSDVSFKSKKSKASGTTDPSLREEPNSIV, encoded by the coding sequence ATGAATATTGGTATCTTGGTTTACAATTCGGAGTGGTGGAGGACCAGTCTCAAATCGAGGCGTCTTTCCGCGCACGATAAGTTGTTGTTGGCTGCGGGTCGGGCTCGCGGTCACACCATGAAAGTGTTTCGATTCGAACGTTGTCAGCTTTTTTATGAAAATGGAGAGATGAAGGTGTTTTACGGGGGGAATCCTTTTCCGAAAATGGATGTGATCATTCCGCGTCCGAGTGTTTGCAATAATGTGGATTTGGAACTGACTCTTAATAAACATCTCCTTTTAATGGGGATGAAATTGGTGAACGGTTATATGCCGGTGATGCGCGCGAAAAATAAAATTCGTATGCTTCAAATTTTGAGTCATGCGGGAATTAAAATGCCTAAAACCGTGATTTTGAAACGTTTTGAATATATGGATGATGCGATTAAGCGCGTGGGCGGATTTCCTATTATTATTAAGACGCCACACGGGTCGTTGGGAAGGGGAGTGGCGATTGTGGAAAGTCGTCGATCTCTTTTGTCGGCCTTGGATATTATTTGGGCGGATGCACAGAATCGGAGTTTGCTTATTCAAGAATATGTAAAGGAGTCCGCGGGGCATGATATTCGTGTTTTTGTGGTGAATAATAAGGTGATTGCGTCTATGGAGAGAAAATCAAAACGAGGGGATTTTAGGTCCAATATCGGGTGTGGAGGAAAAGGAATTCCCGTTGTTTTAACAAAAGAAGAAGAAAAATTGGCGTTGGATGCCACGCGTGCTTTTAGTTTGGATTTGGCGGGAGTGGATTTGTTGCGAACAAAAACCGGTCCCGTAGTCATGGAGCTCAATGCCAACCCCGGGCTTGAGGGAATTACGGAAGCCACGGGAGTGGATGTGGCGGGGAAAATCATTGATTTTGCCGTGCTCAAGGCTAAGCAAAAATCAGATGTTTCTTTTAAGTCGAAAAAATCAAAGGCTTCGGGAACAACAGATCCTTCTTTGAGGGAAGAGCCGAATTCTATTGTATAA
- the clpP gene encoding ATP-dependent Clp endopeptidase proteolytic subunit ClpP — MNTSSTAHSQKQIKNSILIPTVIERTHEGERSYDIYSRLLKDRVLFLGSAINDQVANSIIAQLLFLEKENSTKDIIMYIQSPGGHVTAGLAIYDTMQYIRPDVCTVCIGMAASMGAVLLAAGAKGKRYALTHAEIMIHQPLGGVEGQASDIEIHARHIIQTKKRLNTILAHHSGAPFKTVEKDTDRDNFMTAEEAMKYGQYGLIDKVITRPPVELSK, encoded by the coding sequence ATGAACACGTCCTCCACGGCTCACAGCCAAAAACAAATCAAAAACAGTATTTTGATTCCCACCGTCATCGAACGAACACACGAAGGCGAACGCTCATACGACATTTACTCACGCTTACTCAAAGATCGCGTTCTTTTCTTAGGAAGCGCCATCAACGACCAAGTGGCCAACTCCATCATCGCGCAATTGCTCTTCTTGGAAAAAGAGAATTCAACAAAAGACATCATTATGTATATTCAATCCCCGGGCGGACACGTCACCGCGGGCTTGGCGATTTACGACACCATGCAATACATTCGTCCGGATGTATGCACCGTATGTATAGGAATGGCCGCGTCCATGGGAGCCGTGTTATTGGCCGCCGGAGCTAAAGGGAAACGCTACGCTCTTACCCATGCCGAAATCATGATTCATCAACCCTTGGGCGGAGTCGAAGGACAAGCGTCGGACATTGAAATCCATGCCCGTCATATCATTCAAACTAAAAAACGACTCAACACAATTCTGGCTCACCATTCCGGTGCCCCATTCAAGACCGTTGAAAAAGACACGGACCGCGACAACTTTATGACTGCGGAAGAAGCCATGAAATACGGCCAATACGGCTTGATCGACAAAGTCATCACACGCCCGCCGGTGGAACTTTCAAAGTAA
- the radA gene encoding DNA repair protein RadA: protein MRLKTIFVCQSCAAQSPKWVGKCPQCNAWNSLIEDTIRTDSPAKERQHRNLQTPIPTPLSETLTNMERTPTGINEFDRVLGGGLVNGSLLLLGGEPGIGKSTLTLELCEGISKSKSKILYISGEESVAQIALRAKRLGIRSEKLLLVNETFLEPILSLLDQQKPDFAIIDSIQVMSTENAEGMAGGITQVRACAEALMEHVKSKNMSLLIVSHVTKDGNLAGPKTLEHLVDTVLYLEGDRYHDLRLLRGVKNRFGSTQEVGIFEMTETGLKEVSNPSQMLLKHRPNNPLGSCLTVTLEGTRPLLVEIQALTHTTAFGYPKRAASGFDLTRLELLIAVLQKHAGLNLGNQDVYVNVVGGLKIKDPSVDLAVCLAIASSFYKKPLAQDLTAFGEIGLSGEIREGNQHKKRLHEAKQWSSQILVPGKINTLKEMLGMI from the coding sequence ATGAGACTCAAAACCATCTTCGTCTGCCAATCGTGCGCCGCACAAAGCCCAAAATGGGTTGGAAAATGCCCCCAATGCAACGCGTGGAACAGCTTGATCGAAGACACGATTCGCACCGACTCTCCGGCCAAAGAGCGCCAACACCGCAACCTTCAAACCCCAATCCCCACTCCCCTTTCAGAAACCTTAACAAACATGGAACGCACGCCCACCGGAATTAATGAATTCGACCGCGTGCTCGGCGGCGGTTTGGTCAACGGAAGTCTACTCCTTTTAGGAGGAGAACCCGGGATTGGAAAATCCACGCTCACTCTCGAGCTTTGCGAAGGGATCAGTAAATCCAAATCAAAAATCCTTTACATTTCCGGAGAAGAATCCGTGGCCCAAATCGCGCTCCGCGCCAAACGCTTGGGAATACGATCCGAAAAACTCCTGCTCGTGAATGAAACATTCCTCGAGCCAATTTTATCGCTACTGGATCAACAAAAACCCGATTTCGCAATCATCGATTCCATTCAAGTCATGTCCACTGAAAACGCCGAAGGCATGGCCGGCGGCATCACCCAAGTTCGCGCGTGCGCCGAAGCGCTCATGGAACACGTGAAATCAAAAAACATGTCCCTGCTCATCGTGAGCCATGTGACCAAAGACGGAAATCTCGCAGGCCCCAAAACTCTCGAACATCTTGTGGACACGGTTCTTTATCTCGAAGGCGATCGTTACCACGACTTACGCCTCCTCCGAGGAGTTAAAAATCGATTCGGATCCACTCAAGAAGTTGGAATTTTCGAAATGACGGAAACCGGGCTCAAAGAAGTTTCCAATCCTTCTCAAATGTTGCTCAAGCATCGCCCGAATAATCCGCTCGGATCCTGTCTGACCGTCACCCTGGAAGGCACTCGCCCGCTCCTTGTCGAAATTCAAGCCCTCACTCACACCACCGCTTTTGGTTATCCCAAACGTGCAGCCTCGGGATTCGACCTCACTCGGCTTGAATTACTCATCGCCGTGCTTCAAAAACATGCAGGCCTCAATCTCGGCAATCAAGACGTTTATGTAAATGTGGTGGGCGGACTCAAAATCAAAGATCCTTCCGTAGATCTTGCGGTCTGCCTCGCCATCGCCTCTTCTTTTTATAAAAAACCTCTAGCCCAAGACCTCACCGCATTCGGAGAAATCGGACTTTCCGGAGAAATCCGTGAAGGAAACCAACATAAAAAACGACTGCACGAAGCCAAACAATGGAGTTCTCAAATTCTAGTTCCCGGAAAAATCAACACCCTCAAAGAAATGCTGGGAATGATTTAA
- a CDS encoding TatD family hydrolase, giving the protein MLIDTHTHLYFPGFVETDEASRALIERAQAAGVSPLITVGFDVTSSLKGLELAQKHESVFCALGVHPYDGAGWDLSVGTTFSQKIEEDRASGSTKIVAIGEIGLDYFHMKITKEEQQRVFREELQFAKKVNLPVIIHCREAFEDVFAILEEEKMLRVVFHCFSENLEAAQKIWEKGWHTSFTAVVSYPKSEELRRVVAACPPDRYFLETDAPFLPHQTLRGKKNESSFLPRLVETVAEVRHGSVGKIEEETTQNAIQFFGMKL; this is encoded by the coding sequence ATGCTCATCGATACTCATACCCATCTTTATTTTCCCGGTTTTGTTGAGACGGACGAGGCGAGTCGCGCGTTGATTGAGCGTGCGCAAGCGGCGGGAGTGTCGCCATTGATCACGGTTGGTTTTGATGTGACGAGTTCGTTAAAAGGTCTTGAATTGGCTCAAAAACATGAGTCGGTTTTTTGTGCATTGGGCGTGCATCCGTATGATGGCGCGGGATGGGATTTGTCTGTGGGGACGACTTTTTCACAAAAAATTGAGGAGGATCGGGCATCGGGCTCTACGAAAATTGTGGCCATTGGAGAGATTGGGCTCGATTATTTTCATATGAAAATCACAAAAGAGGAGCAACAACGCGTGTTTCGCGAGGAGTTGCAATTCGCTAAAAAAGTAAATTTGCCGGTGATTATTCATTGTCGTGAGGCGTTTGAGGATGTTTTTGCGATTTTGGAGGAGGAAAAGATGTTGCGTGTGGTTTTTCATTGTTTCTCGGAAAACTTGGAAGCGGCCCAGAAAATTTGGGAAAAAGGGTGGCATACGTCGTTTACGGCGGTGGTGAGTTATCCCAAGAGTGAGGAGTTGCGTCGAGTGGTGGCTGCGTGCCCGCCGGATCGCTATTTCTTGGAAACCGATGCGCCGTTTTTGCCGCATCAGACCTTGCGCGGGAAAAAGAATGAATCGTCGTTTCTTCCCCGATTGGTTGAGACGGTGGCTGAGGTGCGGCATGGATCTGTAGGGAAAATTGAAGAGGAGACGACTCAGAATGCGATCCAATTTTTTGGGATGAAATTGTAA